The following coding sequences lie in one Agrobacterium vitis genomic window:
- a CDS encoding amino acid ABC transporter substrate-binding protein: MGTALTALTLACVATANALAGEATLDKIARSGVITLGYRQTEPPFSYKTPSGDIIGFSMDLCQHVAADIGKHLKREDLKLEYVLATPATRFILVKNGTIDIECAATTNNAERRKTVEFSYPDFLTATQFVTRRSDSITSIEDLTGRTVTSASGTVNIDQLNTINREKKLSIAVIATKTNEEAFNLVVSERAHAFVMDGILLAAMIAQSDDPSKYLLSEDMLSKPEPYGLMLRKDDEAFKTVVNDSLRKLFMSPEMDAIYAKWFTSPIPPSGMNLNLPMSGVLKKAYADPVEYKD, from the coding sequence ATTGGTACCGCACTGACCGCCCTGACACTTGCTTGCGTGGCAACTGCTAACGCGCTGGCTGGCGAAGCCACGCTCGACAAGATCGCAAGGAGCGGTGTCATTACTTTAGGCTATCGCCAGACCGAACCTCCGTTTTCGTACAAGACGCCGTCCGGAGACATCATCGGGTTCTCGATGGACCTTTGCCAGCATGTTGCGGCGGATATTGGCAAGCACCTCAAACGAGAAGATCTCAAATTAGAATATGTTCTTGCAACGCCGGCGACACGTTTCATCCTCGTCAAGAACGGGACGATCGATATCGAGTGCGCGGCAACCACCAACAATGCCGAACGGCGCAAAACAGTTGAATTTTCCTATCCTGACTTTCTGACCGCTACCCAGTTTGTGACGCGCCGAAGCGACAGCATCACGTCAATCGAGGATCTTACCGGTCGAACAGTGACGTCGGCGTCGGGTACGGTGAATATCGATCAACTCAATACTATCAACCGTGAGAAGAAGCTCAGCATAGCGGTGATAGCGACCAAGACCAATGAGGAGGCCTTCAATCTGGTCGTGTCCGAGCGGGCGCATGCTTTCGTGATGGACGGTATCCTACTTGCTGCCATGATCGCCCAGTCGGATGATCCGTCAAAATATTTGCTGTCCGAGGATATGCTGAGCAAGCCAGAGCCTTACGGCCTGATGCTTCGGAAAGACGACGAGGCGTTCAAAACGGTCGTCAACGACAGTCTGCGTAAACTGTTCATGAGCCCTGAGATGGATGCTATCTACGCGAAATGGTTCACATCACCGATCCCGCCGTCGGGCATGAACCTCAATCTTCCGATGTCTGGGGTCCTGAAGAAGGCTTATGCTGATCCAGTGGAGTATAAGGATTGA
- a CDS encoding response regulator, which translates to MEPVPFLLVDDLEENLLSLEALLRRNDLLILKAKSGDQALEILLHNDVALALVDVQMPGLNGFELAELMRGNERTRRIPIIFVTAGTTDAHRRFRGYEAGAVDFIQKPIEPDILRSKVDVFFELYRQRQQLAAQRDELVKHAQALKDAAGHKDILLREINHRIKNLFSLAAGLISLSARPATSVAELETDLRSRMHALARAHELTLPDFETGNDGGQIATTVTALLKAIVAPHDHAEGSRITITGSDAPLTGTALTSLALLLHELTTNAAKYGALSTSEGRLTIDVTAAEELLHLRWDERGSPPPPEVSTRAGFGTTLEKAALQGLNGAISRDWTSEGLSLTLEIPLESLVKT; encoded by the coding sequence ATGGAGCCTGTGCCGTTTCTACTGGTCGATGACCTTGAGGAAAACCTCCTGTCACTGGAAGCGCTGCTTCGTCGCAATGATCTTCTTATTCTCAAGGCAAAATCGGGCGATCAGGCTTTGGAAATTCTGCTGCACAACGACGTCGCTCTGGCGCTCGTCGACGTGCAGATGCCGGGTCTCAATGGGTTCGAGCTTGCGGAGTTGATGCGCGGCAATGAGCGAACCCGACGCATCCCGATCATCTTCGTCACCGCAGGCACCACCGACGCGCATCGCCGCTTTCGCGGTTACGAGGCAGGTGCCGTCGATTTCATTCAGAAACCGATCGAACCGGATATTCTGCGCAGCAAGGTTGACGTTTTTTTTGAGCTCTATCGCCAGCGGCAACAGCTTGCAGCGCAACGCGACGAACTCGTAAAACATGCCCAAGCGCTGAAAGATGCCGCCGGCCACAAGGATATCCTGCTCCGCGAGATCAACCACCGCATCAAAAATCTCTTCAGCCTGGCTGCCGGGCTGATATCGCTGAGTGCCCGGCCTGCCACCAGTGTTGCCGAGCTTGAAACCGATCTTCGGTCTCGTATGCATGCGCTGGCACGAGCCCATGAACTGACATTACCCGACTTTGAGACAGGCAACGATGGTGGCCAGATCGCGACCACGGTCACCGCACTGCTGAAAGCGATCGTGGCGCCGCATGATCACGCAGAGGGTTCTCGCATAACGATCACCGGTTCGGACGCGCCATTGACAGGCACCGCCCTCACATCGCTTGCACTACTTTTGCACGAACTGACCACCAATGCCGCCAAGTACGGTGCACTATCGACATCCGAGGGACGCCTGACCATCGATGTTACTGCGGCCGAAGAACTTCTGCATTTGAGGTGGGACGAGAGAGGCTCTCCGCCACCGCCCGAAGTATCGACAAGGGCAGGCTTCGGAACGACCTTGGAAAAAGCTGCCTTGCAAGGATTGAACGGCGCGATCTCCAGGGATTGGACGAGTGAAGGCCTATCGCTGACGCTCGAAATTCCGTTGGAAAGTTTGGTCAAGACCTGA
- a CDS encoding amino acid ABC transporter substrate-binding protein encodes MLKTRRLRLLLVFVLVAFTGKGAFAENSPILDRILQTGIIRIGYSTDDAPFSFLDASGKPIGYSIDLCLRIVDSLRQKYTRPDLKIEYEPRSAANRFAKVMDGTIDIECVSTTNTAERRKSVAFSYAHFLTATQFVSLKASNLHRIEDLAGRTVTSPVATNNIGYLNSINRSRNLHIAVVPSSDQPTAFAMVTEGRASAYVMDSILLAVTIANSGAPEKYNLSDDSLMAPEPYGLMFRKGDNTFREDVNAALRQIFQGDEIKDTYDRWFMSPIPPNGINLNFPMSSALRTILHNPADQQ; translated from the coding sequence ATGTTGAAGACGAGACGCCTGAGACTTCTGTTGGTATTCGTTCTGGTTGCTTTTACCGGAAAGGGGGCTTTTGCAGAAAATTCTCCGATACTCGATAGAATTCTGCAAACCGGGATCATCCGGATAGGATATTCGACAGATGACGCACCTTTCTCGTTTCTGGACGCGTCTGGTAAGCCGATCGGTTACTCGATCGATTTATGTTTGCGAATTGTCGACAGCTTGAGGCAAAAGTATACTCGGCCAGACCTGAAGATCGAATACGAGCCACGCTCAGCGGCGAACCGGTTTGCAAAGGTCATGGACGGGACGATTGATATCGAGTGTGTTTCGACCACGAACACCGCCGAACGTCGAAAGAGCGTGGCATTTTCCTATGCTCATTTTTTGACGGCGACCCAGTTCGTTTCTCTCAAGGCGAGTAACCTACATAGAATTGAAGATCTCGCTGGTCGAACGGTGACTTCGCCGGTGGCCACAAACAATATCGGTTATCTCAATAGCATCAACCGCAGCCGAAATCTCCACATCGCGGTTGTGCCAAGTAGCGACCAGCCGACCGCTTTTGCGATGGTGACCGAGGGGAGGGCATCGGCCTATGTCATGGATAGCATTCTGCTGGCAGTAACCATAGCAAACTCCGGAGCTCCGGAGAAATATAACCTTTCAGACGACTCTCTCATGGCTCCGGAACCCTACGGCCTGATGTTCAGGAAGGGCGACAATACTTTCAGGGAAGATGTCAACGCGGCATTGCGTCAGATTTTCCAAGGAGATGAAATCAAGGACACGTACGATCGCTGGTTCATGTCACCAATTCCACCCAACGGAATCAATCTCAATTTCCCGATGTCGTCGGCCCTGCGAACGATCCTGCATAACCCCGCCGATCAACAGTAA
- a CDS encoding CheR family methyltransferase: MSETPAPEKIEDIEIRLLLEALFLKYHYDFRNYAMASIKRRLKQARQQLGFETFSAMQESLLHDPGMLPKLLRYLTVQVSEMFRDPSYFKAIREKVVPHLRTYPSLKVWVAGCSEGEELYSLVILFREEGLEDRTLFYATDINQEALQSAEAGIYALERVQLFTENHRKSGGKSSLSDYYQAAYGSVVFDSTLRRNVLFSDHSLVTDAVFAEMQLISCRNVMIYFDRPLQDRALGLFKDSLARKGFLGLGSKESLRFSNQGGSFSDFVREEKIYQRRGE; encoded by the coding sequence ATGAGCGAGACGCCCGCGCCGGAAAAGATCGAAGACATCGAGATCCGCCTCCTGCTGGAGGCCTTGTTCCTCAAATACCACTACGACTTCCGCAACTACGCGATGGCCTCGATAAAGCGACGCCTCAAGCAGGCTCGCCAACAGCTTGGGTTCGAGACCTTTTCGGCAATGCAGGAAAGTCTGCTCCACGATCCCGGTATGTTGCCGAAGCTCCTACGGTATCTTACCGTCCAGGTCAGCGAGATGTTTCGCGATCCGAGCTATTTCAAGGCGATCCGGGAGAAGGTGGTGCCGCATCTGCGAACCTATCCTTCGCTCAAGGTTTGGGTTGCCGGATGCAGCGAAGGTGAGGAGTTGTACTCGCTGGTTATCCTGTTTCGCGAGGAGGGCCTGGAAGACCGCACGCTGTTTTACGCAACCGATATCAATCAGGAGGCACTGCAGTCGGCCGAGGCAGGTATCTATGCTTTGGAGCGGGTTCAACTTTTTACCGAGAACCACCGAAAGTCCGGGGGGAAATCCTCTCTGTCCGATTACTACCAAGCCGCCTATGGCAGCGTGGTCTTCGACAGCACCCTGCGCCGCAACGTCCTGTTTTCGGATCACAGCCTCGTCACCGATGCTGTGTTTGCCGAGATGCAGCTGATCTCCTGCCGGAATGTCATGATCTACTTCGATCGTCCCTTGCAGGACCGAGCGCTTGGACTGTTCAAGGATTCTCTCGCTCGCAAGGGTTTCCTCGGCCTTGGCTCCAAGGAGAGTCTCCGCTTTTCGAACCAAGGTGGTTCTTTCTCGGACTTTGTGCGAGAGGAGAAAATCTATCAGAGGCGGGGTGAATGA
- a CDS encoding transposase produces MIRNGLRWGDAPADYGPHKTIYNRFIRWIRPGVFNRILA; encoded by the coding sequence GTGATCCGCAATGGCCTTCGATGGGGGGATGCCCCTGCAGACTATGGCCCGCACAAAACCATCTACAATCGCTTCATCCGGTGGATCCGGCCTGGTGTGTTCAATCGCATCCTTGCATAA
- a CDS encoding response regulator, which produces MKKSAAPDPSRRNLGLDPGVALGLLGAIIFFLISGFVANFNLQALRDGNEKVVQTHVAIVALDELLSHLQDAETGQRGFLLTNNESYLAPYNAALRAIPTQLDKIAQLSGSNIGQSPRLTALRQHVDGKLSELNETIELRRTAGLEAALAVVNSDRGKLEMDAIRAQISALAQGQTEVRVQRLAEMNAAQQRALLSTLLAGLLGIGLTVAIGLLMRRATMARRREEWLQSGEVGLSGALLGDQPMEQLGNSILDFLTRYVGAVAGAVFTGAGDHYQRAAVYGIPDDASVPMRFKAREGLLGQAAAEGRAMMVGEVPDGYLAFGSALGRDKPKHLVILPGRVDGTVNSVIELGFLRPIDERIVTLLERASEAVAIAVRSGIYRSELQNLLEETQRQSEELQTQSEELRVSNEELEEQGRALKESQARLEQQQVELEQTNSQLEEQAQALEVHKDDLERSNASVQLKARELEQASRYKSDFLANMSHELRTPLNSSLILAKLLADNPNENLTAEQVKFAQTIQSSGNDLLNLINDILDLSKIEAGHVDIRPEVVTVEQLAGNLRQVFQPLAADKKLDFSVEIGPDCPATIETDQQRLEQVLKNLLSNAIKFTEAGRVRLSIRSVSDGQVAFSVSDTGIGIAKEQQRSVFEAFHQADGTISRKYGGTGLGLSISRELVRLLGGSLGLESQPGEGSTFTLAIPPAYDPAKVAPRDAPPSAAVESERPSSELARPVTPRPASKVEDDRDTLTDAKRVLLVIEDDASFAGIVRDLSREMGFRSLVAGTAEEALNLAKEYMPSAIILDVGLPDQSGLAVLDRLKHDVQTRHIPIHIVSGSDHAETALSLGAVGYAVKPVMREQLVEVLEKLEFKLSQGVHRILIVEDDPVQRDAVARLLSSGDVETVTASTAAECLELLKQQTFDCMVLDLSLPDASGYSLLETLSRESAYAFPPVIVYTGRDLSADDEQRLRRYSKSIIIKGAKSPERLLDEVSLFLHKVISELPDEQQKMIRKAQNRDSLLEGRRVLVVEDDVRNVYALTNILEPRGVVIQIARNGQEALDALQTASSAASAAIDLVLMDVMMPVMDGLTATREIRKNPAWKKLPIITLTAKAMPDDQQRCIDAGANDYMAKPLDVEKLLSLVRVWMPK; this is translated from the coding sequence ATGAAGAAAAGCGCTGCGCCCGATCCGTCACGCCGAAACCTCGGTCTCGATCCCGGCGTTGCCCTTGGCCTTTTAGGCGCGATAATCTTCTTCCTAATCAGCGGGTTTGTTGCCAATTTCAACCTGCAGGCTTTGCGCGATGGCAATGAGAAGGTTGTCCAGACGCATGTCGCCATCGTCGCGCTGGACGAGCTGCTTTCTCATCTGCAGGATGCTGAAACCGGACAGCGGGGTTTCCTGCTGACCAATAACGAAAGTTATCTGGCACCCTACAATGCGGCGCTACGAGCAATCCCGACGCAACTCGATAAAATCGCGCAGTTAAGTGGGTCCAATATCGGACAGAGCCCGCGACTGACTGCGCTCCGGCAACATGTCGATGGCAAACTTTCCGAACTTAACGAGACGATCGAACTTCGCCGCACGGCAGGGCTGGAGGCGGCACTTGCCGTCGTCAACTCCGACCGCGGGAAGCTCGAGATGGATGCTATCCGCGCTCAAATCTCCGCCTTGGCGCAGGGACAAACAGAGGTTCGGGTGCAGCGGCTCGCCGAAATGAACGCTGCACAGCAGAGAGCACTTCTCAGTACGCTTCTAGCGGGGCTGCTCGGCATCGGACTAACAGTGGCGATTGGCTTGTTGATGCGCAGGGCCACTATGGCTCGGAGACGAGAAGAATGGCTTCAGTCCGGAGAAGTCGGCTTGTCCGGCGCTTTGTTGGGCGATCAACCGATGGAACAGCTCGGCAATAGCATCCTCGACTTCCTGACGCGCTATGTCGGCGCTGTCGCGGGAGCCGTATTCACCGGCGCCGGCGATCACTATCAGCGCGCTGCCGTCTACGGCATTCCGGATGACGCTAGCGTCCCGATGCGGTTCAAAGCCAGAGAAGGTCTTTTGGGGCAAGCTGCTGCTGAAGGTAGAGCAATGATGGTGGGCGAGGTGCCAGATGGCTATCTCGCCTTCGGCTCCGCTCTTGGACGGGATAAGCCGAAGCATCTGGTCATCCTGCCGGGACGCGTCGACGGCACTGTCAATTCCGTCATCGAGCTGGGCTTTCTGCGTCCGATCGACGAACGCATCGTCACGCTCCTGGAACGCGCTTCGGAAGCCGTCGCCATCGCCGTGCGGTCCGGAATTTATCGCAGTGAGCTTCAGAATCTGCTCGAAGAAACGCAACGTCAGTCGGAGGAGCTGCAGACCCAGAGCGAGGAGCTGCGCGTATCGAATGAAGAGCTGGAGGAGCAGGGCCGGGCGCTGAAGGAGTCGCAGGCGCGCCTTGAACAGCAACAGGTTGAACTTGAGCAGACAAATTCACAGCTCGAAGAGCAAGCCCAAGCGCTGGAGGTTCATAAGGATGATCTTGAACGGTCAAACGCTTCTGTTCAGCTCAAGGCGCGGGAGCTTGAGCAAGCAAGCCGATACAAGTCTGACTTCCTCGCCAACATGTCGCACGAACTGCGCACGCCGCTCAATTCCTCGCTGATCCTTGCGAAGCTGCTCGCCGACAACCCGAACGAAAATCTCACCGCCGAGCAGGTCAAGTTCGCACAGACGATCCAGTCTTCAGGCAACGATCTTCTGAACCTGATCAACGATATTCTCGATCTGTCCAAGATCGAAGCTGGCCATGTCGACATACGGCCCGAAGTGGTAACGGTCGAGCAACTGGCCGGCAACCTGCGGCAAGTCTTTCAACCCTTGGCAGCCGACAAGAAGCTTGATTTTTCGGTCGAGATTGGCCCCGATTGCCCCGCGACCATCGAGACCGATCAGCAGCGCCTCGAACAGGTGCTGAAGAACCTCCTTTCCAACGCCATCAAATTCACGGAAGCCGGCCGGGTAAGACTGTCGATCCGATCGGTTTCCGACGGTCAGGTTGCCTTCTCCGTGTCAGACACTGGCATTGGCATCGCCAAGGAGCAGCAGCGAAGCGTTTTCGAGGCGTTCCACCAGGCTGACGGCACGATCAGTCGAAAGTATGGGGGCACCGGTCTGGGACTGTCGATTTCCCGTGAGCTCGTGCGCCTCCTGGGCGGCTCTCTCGGACTGGAAAGCCAGCCGGGCGAGGGCAGTACCTTCACGCTCGCCATTCCGCCAGCCTACGATCCAGCCAAAGTCGCACCGCGCGACGCGCCCCCAAGCGCTGCCGTTGAGTCGGAGCGGCCGTCGTCGGAACTGGCCCGACCGGTAACCCCAAGACCAGCGTCGAAGGTCGAGGATGATCGTGATACATTGACCGACGCGAAACGCGTGCTTTTGGTCATCGAAGACGACGCATCATTTGCTGGCATCGTCCGTGATCTGTCTCGTGAGATGGGATTCCGCTCTCTGGTCGCTGGAACGGCCGAGGAAGCCTTGAACCTCGCCAAGGAATATATGCCGAGCGCGATCATCCTCGATGTCGGTCTACCGGATCAGTCCGGGCTTGCCGTCCTCGACCGGCTCAAGCACGATGTGCAGACGCGCCATATCCCAATTCACATTGTCTCGGGCAGCGATCATGCGGAGACCGCTCTGTCGCTTGGCGCAGTCGGATACGCCGTCAAGCCCGTCATGCGCGAGCAACTGGTCGAAGTGCTGGAGAAGCTCGAGTTCAAGCTGTCCCAGGGCGTACATCGGATCCTCATCGTCGAGGACGACCCGGTGCAGCGCGATGCCGTTGCAAGGTTGCTGAGTTCTGGCGATGTCGAGACTGTCACCGCCAGCACCGCCGCCGAATGCCTGGAACTGCTCAAGCAGCAGACCTTCGACTGCATGGTGCTGGATCTATCCTTGCCGGACGCCTCCGGCTATTCCCTGCTTGAAACGCTGAGCCGCGAGAGCGCCTACGCGTTTCCACCCGTTATCGTCTACACTGGACGCGACCTTTCGGCCGACGACGAACAACGTCTTCGCCGCTATTCAAAATCGATCATCATCAAGGGAGCAAAGTCGCCCGAGCGCCTGCTCGACGAGGTGAGCCTGTTCCTTCACAAGGTGATTTCCGAACTGCCGGACGAACAGCAGAAAATGATCCGCAAGGCCCAGAACAGGGATTCGCTTCTTGAAGGCCGCCGCGTTCTCGTCGTGGAAGATGACGTCCGCAATGTCTATGCCCTCACCAACATCCTTGAGCCCCGCGGTGTTGTCATTCAGATTGCGCGTAACGGCCAAGAGGCACTTGATGCTCTCCAGACCGCATCGTCGGCGGCAAGCGCGGCGATCGATCTTGTGCTCATGGACGTCATGATGCCCGTCATGGACGGCCTCACCGCCACGCGAGAGATTCGTAAAAATCCGGCATGGAAGAAGCTGCCAATCATCACGCTGACTGCCAAGGCCATGCCCGATGATCAACAGCGTTGCATCGATGCCGGCGCCAACGACTATATGGCAAAACCATTGGATGTCGAAAAACTATTGTCGCTCGTCCGTGTGTGGATGCCGAAATGA
- a CDS encoding chemotaxis protein CheB, giving the protein MMSVNPEAIVIGASAGALEALSAILPVLPRDFRLPIIVVVHVPPDKRSVMAELFQAKCQLSAREAEDKEPLAGGTIYFAPPDYHLLLEADRSLALSSDEPVLFSRPSIDVLFESAADAYGPALIAIVLTGANSDGAKGLQAVVDAGGAALVQDPADAFASAMPEAAIQLCPSARVLSLDAIAEYLREV; this is encoded by the coding sequence ATGATGTCGGTAAATCCCGAAGCGATCGTAATCGGTGCGTCAGCCGGCGCTCTTGAGGCACTATCGGCGATTTTGCCGGTTCTGCCGCGAGACTTCCGATTACCGATCATTGTTGTCGTGCACGTTCCGCCGGACAAACGTAGCGTCATGGCCGAGCTTTTCCAGGCGAAGTGCCAACTTTCGGCGCGTGAGGCCGAGGACAAGGAGCCGCTCGCCGGCGGGACGATCTATTTCGCGCCGCCGGACTATCATCTACTGCTTGAAGCCGATAGGAGCCTTGCACTGTCTAGCGACGAGCCCGTCCTCTTCTCCCGCCCCTCGATCGACGTTCTATTTGAGAGCGCCGCGGACGCTTACGGGCCGGCCTTGATCGCAATCGTGCTCACGGGCGCCAACAGCGATGGCGCCAAGGGGTTGCAGGCTGTAGTAGACGCAGGGGGAGCGGCGCTTGTCCAGGATCCAGCGGATGCGTTCGCGTCCGCAATGCCCGAAGCTGCCATTCAATTGTGTCCGAGTGCCCGTGTCTTGTCGCTCGACGCGATCGCAGAATATTTAAGAGAGGTTTAA
- a CDS encoding putative bifunctional diguanylate cyclase/phosphodiesterase, producing the protein MLLVGVIFAYGVGAMLGLTMFVSAAREQRETQAKINIQIASAALRSVYTYVSATVDANGRIARIVSSQPVGDDASVLLTGFSPVDVLASISAQTTNNAWLFSYDSQTKTFLPIASSFTGTENPENITVTGDIFSKLADDQQLTTGFASIGGTMHYVGLLPISDGAGRLMGAVATSIGRADELRRAQEALIRNSLIVFFGILCLTGFTVTSIARRLFKPFPQLVHATLRVAREDTDIVTPFQNRADEIGDLAVAIETLREAVVERARLREIRDMAIQMEHMAHHDALTGLPNRALLMKRLDDAVARCSAMQGGSNILLLDLDRFKAVNDTLGHGAGDALLIETADRIRSLIEVDDVAARLGGDEFAIIQRVRANYRPEAEALAKQLIESLSQPLAIGNQQVKIGTSIGIASMPVHGVSADQVLQNADLGLYRAKSKGRGTFAFFEEGMDMAVQGQHALAIELRTAIQKQEFELHFQPIVDFSSGATCAFEALIRWRHPKLGLVAPDRFISLAEETGSITELGNWVLQTACAEAMRWEKHIKVAVNISALQLREPDFAPDVLRMLSVSGLEPERLELEVTESLVLEDEVSIAALTALAKAGVSIVLDDFGTGYASLISLLRVPFKKLKIDRAFVSGLPHDAPSATVVAAVIALTRQLDITVTAEGVENEAQAEILRLSGCTQGQGYHFGRPSPSVVPGIHSSETRPDSRSKIS; encoded by the coding sequence GTGCTTCTGGTTGGTGTAATCTTTGCCTATGGCGTCGGAGCGATGCTTGGTCTGACAATGTTCGTGTCCGCCGCCCGTGAACAACGCGAGACCCAAGCGAAAATCAACATACAGATCGCCAGCGCCGCACTCCGTAGCGTCTATACTTACGTTTCAGCCACTGTCGATGCCAATGGCCGGATCGCCCGCATCGTCTCCTCCCAACCTGTCGGTGACGATGCGTCCGTTCTGTTGACAGGCTTCAGCCCCGTTGACGTACTGGCATCCATTTCAGCGCAGACCACGAACAATGCGTGGCTGTTCAGCTATGACAGCCAGACAAAGACGTTCCTTCCCATTGCCTCGTCATTCACCGGCACCGAAAACCCTGAAAACATTACCGTTACGGGAGACATTTTCTCGAAGCTGGCCGATGACCAACAGCTGACAACAGGCTTTGCCTCGATTGGCGGGACGATGCACTACGTCGGCTTGCTGCCTATATCCGACGGCGCCGGCCGACTGATGGGAGCGGTTGCCACGAGCATCGGCAGGGCAGACGAGCTTCGTCGCGCTCAGGAAGCTCTCATTCGTAATTCCCTTATCGTGTTTTTCGGCATTCTCTGCCTGACAGGCTTTACCGTGACCTCCATTGCGCGTCGCCTTTTTAAACCGTTCCCCCAGCTCGTCCACGCGACTTTGCGGGTAGCCCGCGAAGACACCGATATCGTGACGCCCTTTCAAAATCGCGCAGATGAGATCGGCGACCTTGCGGTTGCGATTGAAACCTTGCGGGAGGCGGTTGTGGAGCGCGCACGCCTGCGCGAGATCCGAGACATGGCGATACAAATGGAGCATATGGCTCACCACGACGCCCTAACCGGCCTGCCGAACCGCGCTTTGCTGATGAAACGTCTCGACGATGCTGTAGCAAGGTGTTCTGCCATGCAAGGCGGATCTAATATTCTTCTTCTCGATCTGGACCGGTTCAAAGCCGTCAACGACACGCTTGGCCATGGCGCTGGCGATGCGCTTTTGATTGAGACTGCAGACCGTATCCGGTCCTTGATCGAGGTCGATGACGTCGCGGCTCGTCTTGGCGGCGACGAGTTTGCGATAATTCAGCGGGTAAGGGCTAACTATCGCCCGGAAGCAGAAGCTCTTGCCAAGCAGTTGATCGAAAGTCTCTCGCAGCCGCTTGCGATCGGCAACCAACAGGTAAAAATCGGGACCAGCATCGGCATCGCCTCCATGCCTGTCCACGGGGTGTCCGCAGACCAGGTTCTGCAAAATGCCGACCTCGGGCTTTACCGCGCCAAGTCCAAAGGGCGCGGCACATTTGCCTTCTTCGAGGAGGGCATGGACATGGCTGTTCAAGGGCAGCATGCCTTAGCAATCGAACTTCGAACCGCGATACAAAAGCAGGAGTTCGAGCTGCACTTTCAGCCCATCGTCGACTTCAGCAGTGGGGCCACCTGTGCATTCGAGGCATTGATCCGCTGGCGCCATCCCAAGTTAGGGCTGGTTGCGCCGGACCGATTTATCTCCTTGGCGGAGGAGACGGGTTCCATAACCGAACTGGGAAATTGGGTTCTGCAAACTGCTTGTGCCGAGGCGATGAGGTGGGAGAAGCATATTAAGGTGGCAGTCAATATTTCCGCCCTCCAGTTGCGCGAGCCGGATTTCGCACCAGACGTCCTCAGGATGCTGAGCGTGTCCGGGTTGGAACCAGAGCGCTTGGAACTTGAAGTGACTGAAAGCCTCGTCCTGGAAGATGAAGTCAGTATAGCCGCATTGACTGCCTTGGCTAAGGCCGGAGTTTCCATCGTCCTCGACGATTTCGGGACAGGTTATGCATCGCTCATCTCGCTTCTGCGCGTGCCGTTCAAGAAATTAAAGATCGACCGCGCCTTCGTCTCCGGGTTGCCACACGACGCTCCGTCGGCGACAGTCGTCGCAGCGGTCATTGCCTTGACGCGGCAATTAGACATCACAGTGACTGCCGAAGGGGTGGAAAACGAGGCCCAGGCTGAAATCCTCAGGCTCTCCGGCTGCACGCAAGGGCAGGGATACCACTTCGGCCGACCGTCTCCTTCTGTCGTTCCCGGCATCCATAGCAGCGAAACACGTCCGGATTCGCGGTCAAAAATTTCATAG